A stretch of the Methanomassiliicoccales archaeon genome encodes the following:
- a CDS encoding ATP-binding cassette domain-containing protein, giving the protein MEEYLVEARGLKKHFPIRGGLFRRELASVKAVDGVNIAIRKGETVGLVGESGCGKTTAGRCMLNLVPPTDGHVYYRMPSAVRKRLVEIEEKLCLLDQKNPYDEKEKVKLENELLEIQKTYALDMKEEEEMRKLRRYMQIVFQDPFSSLNPRMLIKDIVGEPLLVHGVAKGEELRERVTALLERVGLNPEHLYRYPHEFSGGQRQRIGIARAFALNPDFVVLDEPTSALDVSVQAQILNLLNDLQAEFGLSYLFISHDLSTIRYMCDTINVMYLGKIVETASKDELFRKPLHPYTEALLSVIPIPDPDLRRDRIILAGDLPSPANPPSGCRFHTRCRYREAICEQKEPPLVDKGGGHLVACHFR; this is encoded by the coding sequence ATGGAAGAGTATCTCGTCGAGGCCCGCGGGTTGAAAAAGCATTTCCCTATCCGCGGTGGGCTCTTCAGGAGAGAGCTCGCCAGTGTGAAGGCTGTTGACGGTGTTAACATCGCGATAAGAAAAGGTGAGACTGTAGGCCTCGTGGGAGAGAGCGGGTGTGGCAAGACAACAGCGGGCCGCTGCATGCTCAATCTGGTTCCGCCGACGGATGGGCATGTGTATTATCGGATGCCTTCAGCGGTAAGAAAGAGGCTCGTTGAAATTGAAGAGAAATTATGTCTATTGGATCAAAAAAATCCATACGATGAAAAGGAAAAGGTCAAACTGGAGAACGAGCTACTGGAGATCCAGAAGACTTATGCATTGGACATGAAGGAAGAGGAAGAGATGAGAAAGCTCAGGCGCTATATGCAGATAGTCTTTCAGGATCCATTTTCATCCCTCAATCCGAGGATGCTCATAAAGGATATCGTTGGCGAGCCGCTGCTCGTGCACGGTGTGGCGAAAGGCGAAGAGCTGCGGGAGAGAGTCACTGCACTTTTGGAGAGGGTTGGTCTTAACCCAGAGCATCTCTACAGGTATCCCCATGAGTTCAGCGGAGGACAGAGACAGAGAATCGGTATTGCACGCGCATTTGCGCTAAATCCAGATTTCGTTGTGTTGGATGAGCCGACTTCCGCGTTAGATGTCTCTGTTCAGGCACAAATATTGAACTTACTCAATGACCTCCAGGCGGAGTTCGGACTTTCATATCTTTTCATATCCCATGACCTTAGCACGATTAGGTACATGTGTGACACGATCAACGTCATGTATTTAGGAAAGATCGTTGAAACGGCGAGCAAAGATGAACTTTTTAGAAAACCACTTCACCCTTACACCGAGGCACTCCTCTCAGTGATTCCGATCCCAGACCCTGATCTCCGAAGAGACAGGATCATCCTTGCTGGCGATCTCCCGAGCCCGGCCAACCCACCATCAGGATGTCGGTTCCATACGAGGTGCAGATATCGAGAGGCAATATGTGAACAGAAAGAGCCGCCACTTGTAGATAAAGGCGGCGGGCATCTTGTTGCCTGTCATTTCCGATGA
- a CDS encoding DUF1614 domain-containing protein, which produces MSSVPVILASAIASLMIFIVIVLLAAHYTSCNLLDFWVEDSWLESIAYAALIAIAAIFFSFINLKIVDGPPPVSMNITGALVPLLVSCLIIIFRRIKIAQLVISVPTITVLSYAFADIRNGQIVIDFPFWLVISAVAALCAYIFSDEKDLMQASAISYVAASLGAFIGLDVLQLVSIWGNETGEFIFGAGGIIDFVFLAGIIAIAVLWTATISASCVRRIIDVDHKRVNKET; this is translated from the coding sequence ATGTCATCTGTCCCGGTGATACTCGCATCAGCCATCGCCTCCTTGATGATCTTCATTGTTATCGTATTGCTGGCCGCACACTATACCTCGTGCAACCTCCTGGACTTCTGGGTGGAGGATTCTTGGTTGGAGTCGATAGCGTACGCCGCGCTCATCGCAATTGCGGCAATCTTTTTTTCTTTCATCAATCTCAAAATTGTCGACGGTCCCCCGCCTGTCAGTATGAACATCACTGGTGCCCTCGTCCCCTTGCTTGTGTCGTGCTTGATCATCATATTTCGGAGAATTAAAATCGCTCAATTGGTCATTTCAGTACCTACCATAACAGTCCTATCATACGCTTTCGCGGATATCAGGAACGGGCAGATCGTAATCGACTTTCCCTTTTGGCTCGTCATTTCTGCGGTTGCTGCATTATGCGCTTATATTTTTTCAGATGAAAAAGATCTGATGCAGGCCTCCGCAATTTCTTATGTAGCAGCTAGCCTCGGTGCATTTATAGGCCTCGATGTTTTGCAGCTCGTCTCGATATGGGGCAATGAAACAGGAGAATTTATTTTTGGAGCAGGTGGGATTATTGATTTTGTTTTTCTCGCGGGTATCATCGCAATTGCAGTCCTTTGGACCGCGACGATTTCAGCTTCCTGTGTCAGGAGAATAATCGACGTAGATCACAAAAGAGTGAACAAAGAAACTTGA
- a CDS encoding site-2 protease family protein: MNPYIIALIVLIAYIFLVYLLHKSGFLAKHGIRLVGPILMWRTTRGKLLIDKLSKPRRFWLFYSALAKIICIAAMIVIMALLIWEATIVADIPAERAPGPELLIGIPGINPIIPIGYGIVGLIAAIVAHEFAHGIMTRAGNMTVKSLGLLFLVVPLGAFVEPDEEELVRTEKKKRTSVYAAGPATNIVLALICAIIFSSLFVASATPVRPNPVVISVADDSPAEHAGLFFGSQIMRIGGLQVANISDIGNISAPDPGELVSVEFYYAGHINQVNITSGVVVTQTAPGLPAAMAGIKPGMIIASINDTIVRNESDFKRAMSLTKPYQTVNITLLAYFDATGTFEVFDEITEITLESKLEYYKKMAPELIGPDFKDTGYLGVNTAYIGATLNSPDVLLKRLAHPYAGVTDFDSFVSATLRYISLPFLGLAPLRSPLADLFVPGGVIAFLPTSAFWVIANCMYWVFWINLMVGLTNVLPAVPLDGGYLFKDWLDSVVRKLKKNATEREREKYIAAITYTLAFFVLALILWQIIGPRII, translated from the coding sequence ATGAATCCATACATCATTGCGCTTATCGTCCTTATCGCCTACATCTTTCTAGTCTACTTGTTACACAAGTCCGGCTTCCTTGCGAAGCACGGAATCCGACTGGTCGGACCAATCCTTATGTGGAGGACGACCAGGGGAAAATTGTTGATAGATAAGCTATCGAAGCCGAGGAGATTTTGGCTTTTCTACAGCGCTCTTGCTAAGATCATCTGCATTGCTGCAATGATAGTCATCATGGCTTTGCTGATCTGGGAAGCGACGATAGTTGCAGATATTCCTGCGGAGAGAGCGCCTGGACCTGAATTGCTTATCGGAATTCCGGGAATAAACCCGATCATTCCTATCGGTTACGGCATCGTCGGGTTGATTGCTGCCATCGTGGCTCACGAATTCGCTCATGGCATCATGACACGAGCTGGCAATATGACAGTGAAGTCGCTAGGTCTCCTCTTCCTCGTGGTTCCACTGGGGGCATTTGTTGAGCCCGATGAGGAGGAACTCGTCAGAACAGAGAAGAAGAAAAGGACGAGCGTATACGCGGCAGGTCCTGCGACGAACATTGTTCTGGCACTTATTTGCGCCATTATATTTTCTTCACTCTTTGTTGCTTCGGCAACGCCCGTTAGGCCTAATCCCGTCGTTATTAGTGTCGCAGATGATAGTCCAGCGGAACATGCAGGACTGTTTTTTGGGTCGCAGATTATGAGGATTGGAGGACTACAAGTTGCGAATATATCCGACATCGGGAACATTAGCGCTCCTGACCCTGGCGAGCTGGTTTCCGTTGAGTTTTACTACGCAGGCCATATTAATCAAGTGAATATTACATCGGGAGTTGTGGTAACGCAGACGGCTCCAGGATTGCCTGCGGCTATGGCTGGAATTAAACCAGGAATGATCATCGCTTCTATCAACGATACAATCGTGCGTAATGAATCTGACTTTAAGAGAGCGATGTCATTGACAAAGCCGTACCAGACGGTGAACATCACGCTGCTTGCATACTTTGATGCGACTGGAACTTTCGAAGTGTTTGATGAGATAACGGAGATAACTCTGGAGAGCAAGCTGGAATATTACAAAAAAATGGCGCCAGAACTGATAGGACCAGATTTCAAAGACACTGGATATCTTGGTGTTAACACGGCATACATCGGTGCGACGCTCAATTCCCCAGATGTGTTGTTAAAGAGGCTTGCCCATCCATACGCAGGCGTTACTGACTTTGATAGTTTTGTTTCAGCAACGCTCAGATACATCTCACTGCCATTTCTCGGTCTCGCACCATTAAGGTCGCCGCTAGCTGATCTTTTCGTACCTGGTGGTGTGATAGCATTTCTCCCTACGAGCGCATTTTGGGTGATAGCTAATTGCATGTACTGGGTCTTTTGGATAAATCTCATGGTTGGTTTAACGAATGTCTTGCCAGCTGTCCCGCTTGATGGCGGATACCTTTTCAAGGATTGGCTTGACTCAGTTGTCAGGAAGTTAAAGAAGAACGCGACAGAAAGGGAGAGGGAAAAGTACATCGCGGCAATCACTTATACTCTCGCTTTCTTCGTTCTAGCGCTGATACTCTGGCAGATCATCGGGCCGAGAATCATCTAG
- the nrdD gene encoding anaerobic ribonucleoside-triphosphate reductase yields the protein MKAVEYLREPGEVYSDEKESTELSLFVRTSDEEIKKWDRSKIYEALIRETTISEDAASIVAREVEKLILSLDLDVITAPLIRELTNAKLVEYGLAKIRKQHTRLGVPLYDTRQIIMNPNKENANVPHGPEATNLTLAERIKKEFALLEVFSQELADAHMRGDIHLHDLGMIDRPYCSGQSIEYVKKFGLNLPNAISIAKPAKHPEVLIEQIIKFSAALQGHFAGAIGWDAVNIFLAPYLENVDDVRMKQLAQILIFEFAQQAVARGGQSIFSDLNLYWEIPNHFVGVPAIGPKGEFTGQNYEDYIEESQRFVSALFDVYLEGDALGRPFFFPKPNVHMTEKFFSTDGHEEFLQKISHVASEKGNTYFVFDRGNTAKISECCRLAFKLDKNDLEDAKMPWKMRYSAMQNVTINLPRIAYEAHQDDEKLFEILRERVELVAQAHLQKKEFITKLLKMGKHGPLALLTMNLDGEPYFRLEKASYLVGMVGLNEMVQYHTGEQMHESKDALRFGLKVIAAMKTEADRLGAEYGIRMPLEQTPAESTAYRFARLDMKYYPLQAPTVIRGNKSTGEIYYTNSTYLNVGAPVSAIERVRTEGLFHPLIEAGALTHVWLGEHKPPAESIASFVRKTFENSQNAQIAFSPEFTSCLSCGKTSRGLRSTCPYCSSPDVEGITRVTGFFSKTSSWNKGKIGELKDRVRNNIA from the coding sequence ATGAAGGCGGTAGAGTATCTTCGCGAACCTGGAGAGGTTTACTCCGATGAAAAAGAGTCGACCGAATTGTCGCTCTTTGTCAGGACGTCTGATGAAGAGATAAAGAAATGGGATCGAAGCAAGATTTACGAAGCGCTGATCCGTGAAACAACGATCAGCGAAGACGCTGCTTCGATCGTAGCTCGCGAAGTGGAGAAATTGATATTGAGCCTTGATCTAGACGTAATTACAGCACCTCTGATCAGAGAATTGACGAATGCGAAGCTCGTAGAATATGGGCTGGCGAAGATCCGGAAGCAACACACGAGACTCGGCGTGCCTCTCTACGACACACGACAGATCATCATGAATCCAAACAAAGAAAATGCTAATGTTCCACATGGGCCAGAAGCCACAAATCTGACACTCGCTGAGAGGATCAAGAAGGAATTCGCGTTGCTTGAAGTTTTTTCACAGGAGCTTGCGGACGCTCATATGCGCGGTGACATTCATTTGCACGATCTGGGTATGATAGACAGACCCTACTGCAGCGGACAATCAATTGAATACGTCAAAAAATTTGGTCTAAATCTACCCAATGCGATATCTATTGCAAAACCAGCGAAGCATCCAGAAGTTCTAATTGAGCAAATCATAAAGTTCTCAGCAGCTCTCCAAGGTCACTTCGCAGGCGCGATAGGGTGGGACGCCGTTAACATATTCCTCGCCCCTTATCTCGAGAATGTCGACGATGTCAGGATGAAACAGCTGGCGCAGATTCTGATTTTTGAATTTGCACAGCAAGCCGTTGCAAGGGGCGGTCAATCAATCTTCAGCGACCTCAACCTTTACTGGGAAATTCCGAACCATTTCGTTGGTGTCCCCGCCATTGGTCCAAAGGGAGAATTCACGGGGCAGAATTACGAAGATTACATCGAAGAGAGCCAACGATTTGTATCGGCGCTTTTCGATGTCTATCTCGAAGGCGACGCACTCGGCAGGCCGTTCTTCTTCCCGAAACCCAATGTCCACATGACTGAGAAGTTCTTCTCAACCGATGGTCATGAGGAGTTTCTGCAGAAAATATCGCATGTCGCATCGGAAAAGGGAAACACGTACTTCGTGTTTGATCGTGGGAATACTGCAAAGATCAGCGAGTGCTGCAGATTAGCCTTTAAGCTCGACAAGAATGATCTTGAGGACGCTAAGATGCCCTGGAAAATGAGGTATTCTGCGATGCAGAACGTGACGATTAATTTGCCGAGAATTGCATATGAGGCGCATCAGGATGATGAAAAACTCTTCGAGATACTCCGGGAACGCGTGGAACTCGTTGCACAGGCCCATCTCCAGAAAAAAGAATTCATAACAAAGCTGCTCAAGATGGGCAAACACGGTCCTCTTGCGCTTCTAACAATGAATCTCGACGGAGAGCCCTATTTCAGATTGGAAAAGGCGTCCTATCTTGTCGGGATGGTCGGACTCAACGAGATGGTCCAATATCATACCGGTGAACAGATGCATGAGTCAAAAGACGCATTACGATTCGGTTTGAAGGTGATTGCTGCGATGAAAACCGAGGCTGATCGGCTCGGTGCAGAGTACGGTATAAGAATGCCTCTTGAGCAGACACCGGCTGAAAGCACAGCATACCGCTTTGCAAGACTCGACATGAAGTACTATCCGCTCCAAGCTCCTACGGTCATACGGGGCAACAAGAGCACTGGTGAAATCTACTATACGAACTCAACATATCTCAATGTCGGAGCACCAGTGAGCGCGATTGAAAGAGTACGAACAGAGGGACTCTTCCATCCGTTGATCGAGGCCGGTGCACTCACGCATGTGTGGCTCGGTGAACATAAGCCTCCAGCAGAAAGCATAGCTTCGTTCGTTAGAAAGACATTTGAGAACAGTCAGAATGCTCAAATCGCTTTCAGTCCTGAGTTCACATCCTGCCTGAGCTGCGGTAAGACGAGTAGAGGGCTGAGGTCAACCTGTCCATATTGCTCTTCGCCTGATGTCGAAGGGATCACAAGGGTCACTGGCTTCTTTTCGAAGACGAGTAGCTGGAACAAGGGCAAGATCGGAGAACTCAAGGATAGGGTGAGGAATAACATCGCGTAA
- a CDS encoding methanogenesis marker 2 protein, giving the protein MNLEALISDIKKHPGITRKRTISDVLHFFPKIDQGNILASWGEDAAVIEFGDSVLLLAADGIMEPLMKTNPYFAGYYSVLVNIHDILAMGGIPLAMVDVISMKEEKICAQVMRGVEAAVRKFGVPMVGGHTHPDCEYHAIDVAILGFAGKNEVIYSHTAESGDDIIFAMDTDGYFPDRLPYAWDTTSKKSEEFVRRQMRIMNEIGKKGLATAGKDMSNPGSLGTLGMLLETSGKGGIVDIDLIPKPENEDLTQWLKAYQGFGFVLTANPDNSEEIINLFRTVSVEAAVVGSVQSNNKLILKQGNNTGVLFDFDKDVIAGCKGPLVTERVRKKSEKLC; this is encoded by the coding sequence ATGAATCTCGAAGCCCTGATATCAGATATCAAAAAACACCCTGGGATTACGAGGAAACGTACGATCTCTGACGTTCTTCACTTCTTCCCAAAGATCGATCAAGGAAACATCCTGGCTTCTTGGGGAGAGGATGCAGCTGTCATCGAATTCGGCGATTCTGTTCTTCTGCTCGCCGCTGATGGCATCATGGAACCATTGATGAAGACGAATCCCTACTTCGCGGGCTATTACTCAGTTCTTGTCAACATCCACGACATTCTTGCCATGGGCGGGATTCCCCTCGCCATGGTTGACGTGATTTCTATGAAAGAGGAAAAAATTTGTGCGCAGGTCATGAGAGGCGTTGAAGCAGCTGTAAGAAAATTCGGTGTCCCCATGGTCGGCGGTCACACCCATCCAGATTGTGAATATCATGCTATCGACGTTGCAATATTGGGCTTCGCTGGAAAGAACGAAGTCATTTATAGTCACACGGCTGAAAGCGGTGACGATATTATTTTCGCGATGGACACGGACGGTTATTTTCCAGATAGGTTGCCTTACGCATGGGACACCACTTCAAAGAAGAGCGAGGAATTCGTAAGGCGGCAGATGCGTATCATGAATGAGATCGGAAAGAAAGGTCTAGCCACCGCTGGAAAAGATATGAGTAATCCAGGGTCTTTAGGGACGCTCGGCATGTTGCTTGAAACAAGTGGGAAAGGAGGTATTGTCGATATCGATCTGATACCAAAGCCAGAAAACGAGGATCTCACACAATGGCTCAAGGCTTACCAGGGCTTTGGATTTGTACTGACAGCGAACCCTGATAACTCTGAAGAGATCATCAATTTGTTTAGGACTGTAAGCGTAGAGGCGGCAGTTGTTGGGAGTGTGCAATCAAACAATAAACTCATCCTGAAACAAGGAAACAATACAGGCGTTCTCTTTGATTTTGACAAGGACGTAATTGCAGGATGCAAGGGACCTTTAGTAACGGAAAGAGTTCGCAAGAAGTCTGAAAAATTGTGCTAG
- a CDS encoding isochorismatase family cysteine hydrolase: MILTKAEETAIVFIEFQNDFCKPGGGLYEAVKEQIKKQGTIENAADCIRKARGKCLTILCPILFEEDYRDAGCAGVLGPIHQNAAKAKAFRKGTWGGEIIDELKPTKDDIVIEGKRTLDAFHSSNLDFILRVNRIQNVAFAGFLTNVCVEGTARSAYDKGYKVFLLKDCTAAMSEEEQKYVETKFFPLIGEVLKHDEFLKRLE; encoded by the coding sequence GTGATTTTAACGAAAGCTGAAGAAACTGCAATTGTCTTCATTGAGTTCCAGAACGACTTCTGCAAACCTGGAGGGGGACTCTATGAAGCTGTGAAGGAGCAAATCAAGAAGCAGGGAACGATTGAGAATGCGGCAGATTGTATAAGGAAGGCGCGGGGGAAATGCCTGACAATCCTGTGCCCGATCCTCTTCGAAGAGGACTACCGCGATGCTGGATGTGCTGGTGTGCTCGGACCAATCCACCAGAACGCCGCGAAGGCAAAGGCTTTCCGCAAGGGGACTTGGGGTGGAGAGATCATCGATGAACTGAAGCCGACAAAGGATGATATTGTCATCGAAGGAAAGAGAACCCTAGATGCCTTTCACTCGAGCAATCTTGACTTTATACTGAGAGTGAACCGCATCCAGAATGTGGCGTTTGCCGGATTTCTAACGAATGTTTGCGTCGAGGGGACGGCACGATCTGCATACGACAAGGGATACAAAGTCTTCCTTCTCAAGGACTGCACGGCAGCAATGTCGGAAGAAGAGCAGAAGTATGTCGAAACGAAATTCTTCCCGCTCATTGGTGAGGTCCTGAAACACGACGAATTCTTGAAGAGACTCGAATAG
- a CDS encoding MarC family protein: protein MELSDIVYASTLLFFIFDPFASLPIFISLTKNFSEEDKIRSANKAVLVAGILFVVFVLVGRELLSFFGVTTSGFRIAGGLVLLLMSLEIIFGVNLTRTSDQNVAWVIIATPILTGPGVITTAIILTTNYGYFVPLIGGLFALAITWILLHNAVIITRLVGSNVIEITSKIIGLLIAAIGIEYIMRGSYEFIHGLMLLGIL, encoded by the coding sequence ATGGAGTTATCAGATATCGTTTACGCTTCAACTCTTCTGTTCTTCATCTTCGATCCCTTCGCGAGCCTCCCGATATTCATCAGCCTGACGAAGAATTTCAGCGAGGAGGACAAGATCAGGAGTGCGAATAAAGCTGTACTCGTCGCCGGTATTCTTTTCGTCGTCTTTGTCCTTGTAGGAAGGGAACTTCTATCTTTTTTCGGTGTTACGACATCTGGCTTTAGGATCGCAGGCGGACTCGTATTGCTCCTCATGTCCCTTGAGATCATCTTTGGCGTCAACCTCACGCGGACGAGTGATCAAAACGTCGCGTGGGTTATTATTGCAACACCAATCCTCACTGGGCCAGGTGTGATCACGACAGCGATCATTCTGACGACAAACTACGGTTATTTTGTGCCGCTGATCGGCGGGCTCTTCGCACTTGCAATTACATGGATCCTGTTGCACAACGCTGTTATAATCACAAGGCTTGTTGGAAGTAACGTCATCGAAATTACATCGAAGATCATCGGACTCCTCATTGCTGCCATAGGCATCGAATATATCATGCGGGGGAGCTACGAGTTCATTCATGGTTTGATGTTATTGGGGATTCTCTGA
- a CDS encoding class I SAM-dependent methyltransferase: MQSEQSRYWDEFYRKTKRAWKGLTELPVRLRGNERILELGCGDGKTLSALEYSGNCLVGVDFSSEALKICRKRFHMNERTDFLRAEASFLPFRNRSFDVVIAFHIFEHLRSNERSIVMSEVKRVLVPNGILLLRVFSTEDMRFGTGEGLDDSTFVKGTGVTVHYFDEGEILELLEGMEIRKMSKVEKEKAYGGRRVKRSYIEVVAENRASDESLNG; encoded by the coding sequence ATGCAAAGTGAACAATCACGTTATTGGGATGAATTCTATCGCAAAACAAAGAGGGCATGGAAAGGTCTGACTGAATTGCCAGTTCGATTAAGAGGAAATGAACGCATTCTCGAGCTCGGTTGTGGCGACGGCAAAACGCTCAGTGCGCTCGAATACTCTGGCAACTGCCTCGTCGGTGTGGACTTCTCCTCGGAAGCATTGAAGATCTGTCGAAAGAGGTTTCACATGAACGAAAGAACTGATTTTCTTCGAGCTGAAGCGTCTTTTCTCCCTTTCAGGAACAGGTCATTCGATGTTGTCATTGCATTCCACATATTCGAACATCTAAGAAGTAATGAGAGGTCAATTGTCATGTCTGAAGTAAAAAGGGTGCTGGTCCCAAATGGCATATTACTCCTTCGTGTCTTTTCTACAGAAGATATGAGGTTTGGCACTGGCGAAGGGCTCGACGACAGCACATTTGTCAAAGGGACAGGGGTCACCGTTCATTACTTCGATGAGGGCGAGATTCTGGAACTCCTTGAGGGGATGGAAATCAGAAAGATGTCAAAAGTGGAAAAAGAAAAAGCATATGGAGGGCGAAGGGTCAAGCGCTCTTACATTGAGGTAGTGGCAGAAAACCGAGCATCGGATGAATCACTTAACGGATAG
- a CDS encoding DUF3795 domain-containing protein, protein MNIIIGVCGNDCENCSHFGSLCDGCSKEMSSSFTGICEAYRCAMNRGIALCEECIEFNDCTTVLESKILCPLIIEKITQRDIHSINIPDSAH, encoded by the coding sequence ATGAATATAATAATAGGGGTGTGTGGAAACGATTGCGAAAATTGCTCCCACTTTGGCAGCCTCTGCGATGGCTGCTCCAAAGAAATGAGTTCCTCATTCACAGGCATCTGCGAGGCGTATCGATGCGCGATGAACAGAGGAATTGCGCTTTGTGAAGAATGCATCGAATTCAACGACTGTACAACAGTTCTCGAAAGCAAAATACTTTGCCCCCTCATCATTGAAAAAATCACGCAACGGGACATTCACAGCATCAATATCCCAGATTCGGCACATTGA
- the purB gene encoding adenylosuccinate lyase → MLLCPLDYRYGRPKIKAIFSEENKLRTQLLVEAALARAHAFVGNIPDSDAEVISSRATLEFVTLDRVKEIEEETKHDIMAVVKALAEKCGEAGKYVHLGATSNDIIDTSTAIQIKEALEIINHDITELIEVFARLAKRHRTTVMVGRTHGQFAVPMTFGFKIAGYAAEMMRHRERLEEIKKRVCVGKMSGAVGTGAALGPKFLEIQRKVMEELGLVAEDAATQVVCRDRYAELVCLMAQICTSCERYATEVRNLQRSEIQEVSEAFDVKKQVGSSTMAQKKNPVTSENICGLARIVRSFVMPALENMVLWHERDLTNSSAERFILPHVLVLTDDILAKTIDVFSNLSVREDKMRENLQRGNGLIMAEAVMIELVRLGMGRQEAHALVRKCSLEADEKGVNLREVLLKSKEVMSVMSEEDLDRVMAPENYLGKAPEIVDEVVKRAEELLGKTI, encoded by the coding sequence ATGCTTCTCTGCCCTCTTGACTACCGTTACGGCCGCCCGAAGATAAAGGCGATTTTCAGCGAAGAGAACAAGCTCAGAACGCAATTGCTAGTTGAAGCAGCCCTCGCCAGAGCACATGCTTTTGTTGGGAATATTCCAGATTCTGACGCAGAGGTAATTTCATCTAGGGCAACGCTCGAATTTGTGACTTTGGATCGCGTTAAGGAGATTGAGGAAGAGACAAAACATGACATCATGGCAGTGGTCAAAGCACTAGCCGAGAAATGCGGGGAGGCGGGGAAGTATGTTCACCTCGGTGCCACGTCGAATGATATTATTGACACCTCCACCGCGATTCAGATCAAAGAGGCACTCGAAATCATCAATCACGACATCACCGAACTTATCGAAGTTTTTGCCAGGCTCGCAAAGAGACATCGGACGACTGTAATGGTCGGAAGGACTCACGGTCAGTTCGCCGTACCTATGACATTCGGCTTCAAGATCGCTGGCTACGCGGCTGAAATGATGAGACACCGCGAGCGTTTGGAAGAAATCAAAAAGAGGGTTTGCGTTGGTAAGATGTCTGGCGCGGTTGGAACAGGCGCCGCCCTCGGTCCGAAGTTCCTCGAGATCCAGCGAAAGGTCATGGAAGAGCTCGGTCTAGTGGCTGAGGATGCGGCGACCCAGGTCGTTTGCAGAGACCGGTATGCTGAGCTAGTCTGCCTCATGGCTCAGATCTGCACCTCATGTGAGCGGTACGCGACTGAAGTGAGGAATCTGCAGCGTTCTGAAATTCAAGAGGTCTCCGAGGCATTCGATGTCAAGAAACAAGTAGGCAGCTCGACGATGGCGCAAAAGAAGAACCCAGTGACTTCAGAAAACATCTGCGGTTTGGCAAGAATCGTGAGGTCTTTTGTGATGCCTGCACTTGAGAACATGGTTCTCTGGCACGAGAGAGATCTGACGAACTCGAGCGCAGAGAGGTTCATCTTACCGCACGTCCTCGTCCTCACCGACGACATCCTGGCAAAGACGATCGACGTATTCTCAAATCTGTCCGTGAGAGAGGACAAGATGCGTGAGAATCTCCAAAGGGGAAACGGATTGATCATGGCTGAGGCTGTGATGATCGAGCTTGTCCGACTGGGCATGGGACGTCAGGAGGCGCATGCACTGGTGAGAAAGTGCAGTTTGGAGGCTGACGAAAAGGGCGTGAATCTGAGGGAAGTTCTCCTCAAATCCAAGGAAGTCATGTCGGTCATGAGTGAGGAGGATCTCGACAGGGTCATGGCACCGGAGAATTACCTCGGAAAGGCTCCTGAGATTGTCGATGAAGTGGTCAAGAGGGCTGAGGAACTATTGGGGAAGACGATTTGA